The sequence TGGAATAGGGGATGATGCAGCTTGTTTAAATGTCCCTTCTGGAATGCATTTATTAGTAAGTACTGATACGTTAGTTTTAAATACTCATTTTGTTGCTTCTTGGGATCCTTATGATATTGCTTATAAGGCGGTAGTAGTTAATATGAGTGATATTATAGCTATGGCAGGAAAGCCTTGTTGGATAAGTTTAGCATTAACTATGCCTAATTTAGATTTAAATTGGATTAAACGTTTTTCAAATGGGCTTTATAATGTGTTAAAGAAATACAATATTGTTTTAGTAGGAGGAAATGTTGCTCGTGGCTTTTTGTCTATAACAATTACTATACATGGTTTGGTTCCTAAAAATAAAGCGTTATATCGTAATGGAGCCAAATACAGGGATCTGATATATGTTAGTGGAAAATTAGGAATTCCTTATATGGTAGGAAAATATTTAAAAAAAAAACATATTTCAAAAGAAGATAAAGATATTTTATTTAGAAAAATAAAAAATCCTATTCCTAAATTAGAGTTAATAACCTTTTTGCAAAATTATGCTTCTGCAGCTATTGATATTTCAGATGGATTGATTGCTGATTTAAATCATATTTGTAATGCTAGCAATACAGGAGCTTGCTTAATAGAGTCTTTTATTCCAATTCATCCTTTGGTAATGAAGTATGCTAGTCATGATGCAATTGATTTAGCGTTATACGGAGGAGATGAATATGAATTATGTTTTTCTGTAAAATCGGAAATGGAAAGATTTTTTTTAGATTCATTAAAAAAACATAATCTTGTTTGTTATAAGATTGGTACTATTGAAAATCAATTAGGATTACGTGTTGTTACAAATAACAAAATAAAATTTATTAAATCTTTTGGATATAAACATTTCTATTAAAATAATTAATAGAATTGATTTTTTTATTTTATGTATAAATTTTAAAAAAAATTAGATTATTTTTTTTAATTAAGGACAATTGTAAATATTTTTTGTTATATGTTTATAGGTATTAATAAATATCTATTATGAATAAGATTTATAAAGAAATTATAATTATTGGAATATCTTTAGGGGTAATTGGATTAACATTACAGATTATATATAATTTTATACCATCTATAATTTGGGCTTTTATTATTGGAGTTTCCACTTATCCAATTTATATATATTGGCGTAAATTGTTTGGTTGCTTTTATGTA comes from Candidatus Legionella polyplacis and encodes:
- the thiL gene encoding thiamine-phosphate kinase; amino-acid sequence: MHLLVSTDTLVLNTHFVASWDPYDIAYKAVVVNMSDIIAMAGKPCWISLALTMPNLDLNWIKRFSNGLYNVLKKYNIVLVGGNVARGFLSITITIHGLVPKNKALYRNGAKYRDLIYVSGKLGIPYMVGKYLKKKHISKEDKDILFRKIKNPIPKLELITFLQNYASAAIDISDGLIADLNHICNASNTGACLIESFIPIHPLVMKYASHDAIDLALYGGDEYELCFSVKSEMERFFLDSLKKHNLVCYKIGTIENQLGLRVVTNNKIKFIKSFGYKHFY